One genomic segment of Chitinophaga sancti includes these proteins:
- a CDS encoding PA14 domain-containing protein: MKTHYLIPLVILLSVLSAQAQRKPPRVAGSPFTLSAVPDSLFVTSENMSTSEKVALQTLQGVIAQTKPEILRDTYGHRTLVENAGIKTNTTYYNNFAGLLAHYANRLAGYILCNPKDKSTNAAISLAGVMNAVAIPTDIESEAINAGLTKLLDVTTHDEAWVLANYGSLFNKNVATYQQSSDDRVYFMGDFSSYSKAFQFWSDTVTGVLANNVYNRMNKGAAYFGWGPSEYNTVEQLSLHTALILPSDWAPNMSALSQVPPKKDGFQQKPAIKPYEVVPNVHTVCFVITDGDNLQWLLGTSDNTNNWANPNRGHVNLGWTISPSLSEAAPLMYEKYVDNCLTTPDGRNVLIAGPSGRGYFFPGRVPDADLTTECNLLNKYMKQADLRIVNIIDADDSDNDPTPYLKQDNIDALFYYSYGANYTGRAGQIDWYKDKPSIGGRYTLWGTLSSPASLANTLNTASTNINSQDGYSLISVHVWDRSVDDVIDCINRLNSNVRVVAPDEFVWLIRKNIKGLNVGQGNGLRADFYSGYHQDTLRYTLFNQNIDADWANLSPNSQYLGYNNFSVKWSGQIQPLYSETYTFSCYSDDGVKLIVNGQTLINDYETQGAYTRTGTIALTAGQKYNIELQYGEGVGDAFCHLSWESASQSKQIVPAAQLFSRPDTSSGPVTLYQDVNYTGFHAGFNIGAYKLSGLNLKGINNEEVTSVKIAKGYQAVLYWNDEFGGDSLVLTRDTAFLNSWNDKLSSLRVRANGDPNLTGSYTLRNVKSNYYMDVRGGLGGTGNGASLQLWTPTGAANQTFTFKHMGDGIYSLTAYHSAKVLDVANSSTADNAYIWQYTDQHATNQQFIAIAADSGYYKFINVLSGKVISIENESTAAEARLVQRADTGQLSSRWQLYKGATVGNGNGLTGNYYNGMNFDTLKLSRIDPNINFDWGEGAPAPGLTIDHTSIRWTGKIEPRYTDTYTFYITSDNGRRLWINNQLVIDKWMNDWDIEYSGTIALTAGQQYDFKMEYFEDYGGANAKLSWSSSSQVKEIIPTNQLYTTGLTGTARVAALQPATTATKVMIYPNPTSNDVHLQFNATQAKVTIFDLLGRQVMPARPVQSGETLNISALPQGAYLITIDANGTRTTKTVVKK, encoded by the coding sequence ATGAAAACACATTACCTAATCCCCCTGGTAATCCTGCTATCCGTACTTTCTGCACAGGCACAACGAAAACCGCCCCGTGTAGCCGGTAGTCCATTCACGTTATCTGCCGTACCCGATAGCCTCTTCGTCACCTCAGAGAACATGTCTACCTCTGAAAAGGTCGCCCTACAAACCCTGCAAGGCGTCATTGCCCAGACGAAACCAGAAATCCTGCGGGACACCTATGGTCACCGTACCCTGGTAGAAAACGCCGGTATTAAAACCAATACCACGTACTACAACAACTTCGCAGGTCTGCTGGCCCACTATGCCAACCGCCTGGCCGGTTACATCCTTTGTAACCCAAAAGACAAATCTACGAATGCAGCCATCTCACTGGCCGGTGTGATGAATGCTGTCGCCATTCCTACCGACATCGAATCTGAAGCCATCAATGCTGGCCTCACCAAACTACTGGATGTGACCACCCACGACGAAGCCTGGGTGCTCGCTAATTATGGTAGTCTCTTCAACAAGAACGTAGCTACCTACCAGCAAAGTTCTGATGACAGGGTCTACTTCATGGGCGACTTTTCCAGCTACAGCAAAGCTTTTCAGTTCTGGTCTGATACTGTCACCGGTGTGCTGGCCAACAATGTGTACAACCGCATGAACAAAGGCGCTGCCTATTTTGGCTGGGGGCCATCTGAGTACAATACCGTAGAGCAGTTATCCCTGCATACTGCTTTGATACTCCCATCTGACTGGGCGCCGAATATGTCTGCCCTCTCACAGGTCCCACCTAAAAAAGATGGCTTCCAACAAAAGCCGGCTATCAAACCATACGAGGTAGTACCGAATGTACACACCGTATGCTTTGTCATTACTGACGGCGATAACCTGCAATGGTTACTCGGCACTTCGGACAATACCAACAACTGGGCAAACCCTAACCGTGGCCACGTGAACCTCGGCTGGACCATCTCCCCTTCTTTGTCTGAAGCCGCACCGCTCATGTACGAGAAGTATGTTGACAACTGTCTCACTACGCCTGATGGTCGTAATGTGCTTATTGCAGGCCCTTCTGGCAGGGGCTACTTTTTCCCCGGTCGTGTGCCTGATGCCGACCTCACTACAGAATGTAACCTGCTCAATAAATACATGAAGCAGGCAGACCTCCGTATCGTGAATATCATCGATGCAGATGACAGTGATAACGATCCTACTCCTTACCTGAAGCAGGATAATATCGATGCACTTTTTTACTATAGCTACGGCGCCAACTACACAGGCAGAGCCGGACAAATAGACTGGTACAAAGATAAACCGTCTATCGGTGGCAGGTATACACTGTGGGGTACCTTGTCCTCCCCCGCTTCGCTGGCAAATACGCTCAATACAGCATCTACGAATATCAACTCACAGGATGGCTATAGCCTGATTTCTGTACACGTATGGGATAGAAGTGTAGATGATGTCATTGATTGTATCAACCGGCTGAACAGCAATGTACGTGTAGTAGCCCCTGATGAATTCGTGTGGCTCATCCGCAAAAATATCAAAGGATTAAATGTTGGACAAGGTAATGGATTGCGTGCTGACTTCTACAGCGGTTATCACCAGGATACACTCAGGTATACCCTGTTTAACCAGAACATAGATGCGGACTGGGCGAACCTTTCTCCCAACAGTCAATACCTGGGATATAATAATTTCTCTGTAAAATGGTCCGGACAAATTCAACCTTTGTATTCTGAAACGTATACCTTTTCCTGTTATTCCGATGATGGAGTGAAGCTCATTGTAAATGGACAAACCCTCATCAACGATTACGAAACACAGGGCGCTTATACCCGCACGGGCACTATTGCGCTCACAGCGGGTCAGAAATACAATATTGAATTACAATATGGAGAAGGTGTTGGTGATGCCTTCTGCCATCTCTCCTGGGAAAGCGCTTCACAGTCTAAACAGATCGTTCCGGCCGCGCAATTATTCAGCAGACCAGATACCAGCTCAGGACCGGTCACCTTATACCAGGATGTGAATTACACGGGCTTCCATGCAGGATTCAATATCGGAGCTTATAAATTATCCGGTCTGAATTTAAAGGGCATCAACAATGAAGAAGTCACTTCTGTAAAGATTGCCAAAGGTTACCAGGCAGTACTCTACTGGAATGACGAATTTGGTGGTGACAGTCTTGTTCTGACCCGTGATACGGCTTTCCTGAACAGCTGGAACGATAAACTCAGTTCTTTGCGGGTACGTGCTAACGGTGATCCTAACCTTACAGGTTCTTATACTTTAAGAAACGTAAAAAGCAACTACTACATGGATGTACGTGGTGGTCTTGGCGGCACAGGCAATGGTGCGAGTCTGCAATTATGGACGCCTACCGGTGCGGCAAACCAGACTTTTACTTTCAAACATATGGGCGATGGTATCTACTCCCTCACCGCGTATCACAGTGCCAAAGTACTGGATGTGGCCAATTCCAGCACGGCAGACAATGCATACATATGGCAATATACAGATCAACATGCCACGAATCAGCAATTCATTGCGATCGCTGCAGATAGTGGATATTACAAATTCATCAATGTACTAAGTGGAAAAGTGATCTCCATTGAAAATGAAAGTACGGCTGCCGAAGCACGATTGGTGCAAAGAGCAGATACCGGCCAGTTGTCATCCAGGTGGCAATTGTACAAAGGCGCCACTGTAGGTAATGGTAATGGCCTGACCGGTAACTATTACAATGGAATGAACTTCGATACCCTGAAACTATCCCGGATTGATCCGAATATCAATTTCGACTGGGGTGAAGGTGCACCTGCTCCGGGACTTACAATCGACCACACCTCTATTCGCTGGACGGGTAAGATTGAACCTCGCTACACGGATACATATACATTCTATATCACCAGTGATAATGGCAGACGTTTATGGATCAATAACCAGCTGGTGATAGACAAATGGATGAATGACTGGGACATTGAATATAGTGGCACGATTGCGTTGACGGCTGGCCAGCAGTACGACTTTAAGATGGAATACTTTGAAGACTATGGCGGAGCAAATGCAAAGCTGTCATGGTCAAGTAGCTCACAGGTAAAAGAAATCATTCCAACCAACCAGTTGTATACAACCGGTTTGACAGGCACAGCACGGGTAGCGGCGCTACAACCGGCTACTACGGCTACAAAAGTGATGATTTATCCAAACCCTACATCTAATGATGTACACCTGCAATTTAATGCTACACAGGCAAAGGTGACGATCTTTGATTTACTGGGCAGACAGGTGATGCCGGCAAGACCGGTGCAATCAGGAGAAACGTTGAATATATCTGCATTACCGCAGGGTGCTTATCTGATTACTATTGATGCGAATGGTACACGAACGACAAAAACGGTCGTAAAGAAATAG
- a CDS encoding hydrogenase maturation protease, which yields MRKSKTLLLGVGNYLMGDEGIGVHVAQRLEISQDIPGIDVIDGGTGGFHLLEYFEQYERVILVDATLDGLKPGTIRCIQPKYASDFPPEISAHDIGLKDLVSALQLLGKMPELYLFVVSIESIQQQGMELTEEIEGCIPLLLEEIRSVV from the coding sequence ATGAGAAAAAGTAAGACATTATTATTAGGAGTTGGGAATTATCTGATGGGGGATGAAGGCATCGGTGTGCATGTGGCACAACGGTTAGAGATATCGCAGGATATTCCGGGGATTGATGTAATTGATGGTGGAACCGGTGGGTTTCATTTGCTGGAATATTTTGAGCAATATGAAAGGGTGATATTGGTGGATGCGACTTTGGATGGGTTGAAGCCGGGAACGATCAGGTGTATTCAGCCAAAGTATGCGAGTGATTTTCCGCCGGAGATCAGTGCGCATGATATTGGGTTGAAGGATTTGGTGAGTGCGTTGCAGTTGTTGGGTAAGATGCCGGAGTTGTATTTGTTTGTGGTGAGTATTGAAAGTATACAACAGCAGGGGATGGAGTTGACGGAGGAGATTGAGGGGTGCATACCTTTGTTGTTAGAGGAGATAAGAAGTGTTGTTTAG
- the cybH gene encoding Ni/Fe-hydrogenase, b-type cytochrome subunit has protein sequence MAKKYVHIHRLRRVYTWELPVRLYHWLNALVMVALIVTGFYISNPLVISSHQEASNRFVMGWMRAIHFIAAYVFFFNFIFRLYWGFVGNKYANWKQFIPTGKFFFKEIWQVLKIDILQLKGKEHLSVGHNALAGLIYFFTFIAFGIQSLTGFGLYASMSNWWFPKLFSWVPAILGGDIMVRQIHHWTMWFFILFVVIHVYLVFYHDYVEGRGETSSMVGGWKFIEEEAFQKDKQTAPDRSMLTDEKK, from the coding sequence ATGGCTAAGAAATATGTCCATATACACCGGCTCAGACGTGTGTATACATGGGAATTGCCGGTACGACTGTACCATTGGCTCAATGCATTGGTAATGGTGGCGCTCATCGTCACCGGCTTTTACATTTCCAATCCACTGGTGATCAGTAGTCACCAGGAGGCGTCGAACCGGTTTGTAATGGGATGGATGCGAGCTATCCATTTCATTGCAGCCTATGTTTTCTTCTTCAACTTTATCTTCCGTTTGTACTGGGGTTTTGTGGGTAATAAGTATGCTAACTGGAAGCAGTTTATCCCTACGGGAAAGTTCTTCTTTAAAGAGATCTGGCAGGTGTTGAAGATCGACATCTTACAACTCAAAGGAAAAGAGCACCTGAGTGTGGGACACAATGCACTGGCGGGGCTTATTTACTTCTTTACTTTCATTGCTTTTGGTATTCAATCACTCACCGGCTTTGGGTTGTATGCGTCTATGAGTAACTGGTGGTTCCCTAAATTATTTTCATGGGTACCGGCTATTCTGGGTGGAGATATTATGGTAAGACAGATTCATCACTGGACCATGTGGTTCTTTATATTGTTTGTGGTGATACATGTGTACCTGGTATTTTATCATGATTATGTGGAAGGACGTGGTGAGACGAGTAGTATGGTGGGTGGATGGAAATTTATTGAAGAAGAAGCATTTCAGAAAGATAAACAAACAGCTCCTGACAGAAGCATGTTAACAGATGAGAAAAAGTAA
- a CDS encoding nickel-dependent hydrogenase large subunit has protein sequence MNKRIVVDPVTRIEGHLRIEAEIENGKIKDAYSSGTMVRLLEEILRNRDPRDAWAIVGRVCGVCTSVHSLTSVRSVEDALNITVPPNAELVRNIMYCTSFMHDHVVHFYHLHAMDWIDVVNALKADPQQTSALAQKISKWPKSSPGYFSDLQKRIKKLVDSGQLGIFSNGYWGHPAYKLPPEVNLIGLAHYLEALEWQKEVVKVQAVFGGKNPHPNYLVGGMACAIGMDDVSGINAERLSLVKRILDEAKTFIEQVYIPDLMTIASYYKEWGSIGGGLGNFMVYGDLPWNGYRDVSSYKFPPGVILNKDLSKLYEVDLRNDGDVQEFITHSWYEYKGGKDIGLHPWKGESKIRYTGPKPPFEHLDMTQAYSYLKTPRWQGHAMEVGPLARVLVGYARGREEFKDVVDRALKTLDIPATALISTLGRTAARGFEASLVSQWALDFYYQLVDNIKKGDTRMANMDMFNPDTWPKKAIGVGHAEAPRGALAHWINIEDKKISNYQLVVPTTWNASPRDSKGQLSAYESALVGTPVADEKQPLEILRTVHSFDPCLACAVHLYDEHGNHINRVSVLEA, from the coding sequence ATGAATAAAAGAATTGTCGTAGATCCTGTCACTAGGATTGAAGGACACCTTCGTATAGAAGCAGAAATTGAAAATGGGAAAATAAAAGATGCTTACAGTAGCGGTACCATGGTGCGCCTGCTGGAAGAAATACTCCGGAACCGTGATCCCCGCGATGCATGGGCTATTGTAGGCCGTGTATGCGGTGTGTGCACTTCTGTACACTCGCTCACCTCCGTAAGATCTGTAGAAGACGCTTTGAATATCACCGTCCCGCCCAACGCTGAACTGGTACGCAATATTATGTATTGCACGTCTTTTATGCATGATCACGTAGTCCATTTCTATCACCTCCATGCCATGGACTGGATTGATGTTGTGAATGCGCTCAAAGCTGATCCGCAACAGACATCTGCTCTTGCGCAGAAAATATCCAAATGGCCTAAAAGCTCTCCAGGTTATTTTAGTGACTTGCAAAAGAGAATTAAAAAACTTGTAGACAGTGGCCAGTTGGGTATTTTCTCCAATGGGTATTGGGGTCACCCCGCTTACAAACTACCTCCCGAAGTAAATCTGATTGGTCTGGCTCACTATCTCGAAGCACTGGAATGGCAGAAAGAAGTGGTGAAAGTACAGGCCGTATTTGGTGGTAAGAACCCACACCCTAACTACCTCGTAGGGGGTATGGCCTGCGCCATCGGTATGGACGATGTAAGCGGTATCAATGCAGAACGGTTGTCATTAGTAAAAAGAATTTTAGATGAAGCCAAAACGTTCATCGAACAGGTATATATTCCTGACCTGATGACCATTGCTTCTTATTATAAGGAATGGGGCAGCATCGGTGGCGGTCTGGGCAACTTTATGGTGTATGGCGATCTGCCATGGAATGGCTATCGCGATGTATCCTCTTACAAGTTCCCTCCTGGTGTGATTTTAAACAAAGACCTCAGCAAACTCTATGAGGTAGATTTACGCAACGATGGCGATGTACAGGAATTTATAACACATAGCTGGTACGAATACAAAGGGGGAAAAGATATTGGGTTGCATCCATGGAAAGGAGAAAGCAAGATCAGGTACACAGGTCCTAAGCCACCGTTCGAACACCTGGATATGACTCAGGCCTATAGCTATTTAAAAACACCCCGCTGGCAGGGACATGCTATGGAAGTAGGCCCGCTGGCACGTGTGCTGGTAGGCTATGCCAGAGGTCGCGAAGAATTTAAAGATGTTGTAGACAGAGCTTTGAAAACACTGGATATTCCTGCTACTGCACTCATCTCTACTTTAGGTCGTACAGCTGCAAGAGGTTTTGAAGCTTCACTGGTGTCTCAGTGGGCATTGGACTTCTACTATCAACTGGTAGATAATATCAAAAAAGGAGATACCCGTATGGCGAATATGGACATGTTCAACCCGGATACCTGGCCAAAGAAAGCCATTGGTGTAGGACATGCCGAAGCACCACGTGGTGCACTCGCCCACTGGATCAATATCGAAGATAAAAAGATCTCCAACTACCAGCTTGTAGTACCTACTACCTGGAATGCATCTCCACGCGACAGCAAAGGCCAGCTTTCTGCTTATGAATCTGCATTGGTGGGTACACCGGTGGCAGATGAAAAGCAACCGCTGGAAATACTGCGTACGGTGCATTCATTTGATCCATGCCTGGCATGTGCCGTGCACCTGTATGATGAACATGGTAATCATATCAACAGGGTGAGTGTATTAGAAGCATAA
- a CDS encoding hydrogenase small subunit produces MSQPLTYYDEMKNKGYSRRDFMKFATMMAAFMGLERSAVGQIAQSMASKPRIPVIWLHFQECTCCSESFIRSSHPIVADILLDQISLDYTETLMAASGFQAEEAMHNTMTKYKGEYILCVEGSVPVEADGVYCMIGGKTSMQILEEAAAGAKAVIAWGSCACNGCVQAAKPNPTAATPIHKLVKGKPIIKVPGCPPIGEVMAGVIVHLVTFDRIPQLDALGRPKAFYSKRIHDTCYRRPFFDAGLYVESFDDENAKKGYCLYKVGCKGPVTYNACGVTKWNGGTSFPIQSGHGCIGCSEENYWDNGRLYERASAFAGFGIEATADVVGGIALGATAAGVLGHAVMTNIRKKDNIHMLEDEGRKEEKELDH; encoded by the coding sequence ATGAGCCAGCCTTTAACGTATTACGACGAAATGAAAAACAAGGGCTACAGCCGGCGTGACTTCATGAAATTTGCCACTATGATGGCAGCCTTCATGGGGTTGGAACGGTCTGCAGTCGGCCAAATCGCTCAATCGATGGCCAGCAAGCCCAGAATACCGGTGATATGGTTACATTTCCAGGAATGTACCTGTTGCAGCGAAAGCTTTATCCGGTCCTCCCACCCTATTGTTGCCGATATTCTCCTGGACCAGATATCGCTTGACTACACAGAAACCCTGATGGCCGCGTCCGGTTTCCAGGCGGAAGAAGCGATGCACAATACCATGACCAAATATAAAGGAGAATACATCCTTTGTGTGGAAGGTAGTGTGCCTGTAGAAGCTGATGGTGTATACTGTATGATAGGGGGTAAAACCTCCATGCAGATCCTGGAAGAAGCCGCAGCCGGCGCCAAGGCAGTGATTGCCTGGGGTAGCTGTGCATGCAATGGTTGTGTACAGGCTGCAAAGCCGAACCCAACCGCTGCCACCCCTATTCACAAACTCGTGAAAGGGAAACCTATTATTAAGGTACCTGGCTGTCCGCCAATCGGCGAGGTAATGGCCGGGGTGATCGTTCACCTCGTCACCTTCGACCGTATTCCTCAACTGGATGCTTTGGGCAGACCAAAAGCTTTCTATAGCAAACGCATTCATGATACCTGCTATCGCAGACCATTCTTCGATGCCGGATTGTACGTGGAAAGTTTTGACGACGAAAACGCAAAGAAAGGATACTGTTTATATAAGGTAGGATGTAAAGGTCCGGTTACTTACAATGCCTGTGGTGTCACGAAATGGAATGGAGGTACCAGCTTCCCTATCCAGTCAGGCCATGGATGTATAGGATGTAGTGAAGAAAACTACTGGGACAACGGACGCTTGTACGAGCGCGCTTCTGCATTTGCTGGCTTTGGTATCGAAGCCACTGCCGATGTGGTAGGCGGCATCGCTCTCGGAGCTACCGCAGCCGGTGTATTGGGACATGCTGTGATGACGAACATCCGCAAAAAAGACAACATCCATATGTTGGAAGATGAAGGCAGAAAAGAAGAAAAAGAATTGGATCACTGA
- a CDS encoding hydrogenase maturation nickel metallochaperone HypA has translation MHELSIVMGIIDVVSEYAQGAPVKEVTLDIGCLTTIELFAFDMAWKQAIKGTLLESATLDINRIEGKAVCLECGEEFAINEVYDACTGCGSHLIQIAQGKELKVRSLIIY, from the coding sequence ATGCATGAGTTGTCCATAGTAATGGGCATCATTGATGTAGTCTCGGAATATGCACAGGGGGCACCCGTCAAAGAGGTAACACTGGATATTGGTTGCCTCACGACGATCGAGCTATTTGCTTTTGATATGGCATGGAAACAGGCGATCAAAGGTACACTACTTGAAAGCGCTACGCTGGACATAAACCGGATCGAAGGAAAGGCCGTGTGCCTGGAGTGTGGGGAGGAATTTGCTATTAATGAAGTATATGATGCCTGTACAGGATGCGGAAGTCACCTGATACAAATTGCACAGGGAAAGGAATTGAAGGTACGTTCATTGATCATTTATTAA
- the hypB gene encoding hydrogenase nickel incorporation protein HypB has product MCATCGCDTHTHTHTHSHAHDEKHIAVEKDVLYENNLLAARNRGFFDAKNILAINLVSSPGSGKTTLLERTLTDLKEQVSFSVIEGDQQTTRDADRIHATGTKVVQINTGKGCHLDAHMVMHALQGMHPHDNGVLFIENVGNLVCPAMFDLGEKERVVVMSVTEGDDKPLKYPDMFHTSHLCIINKIDLLPYVPFSLDKAIANAKRINPKLEVITLSCTSGEGLDKWYQWLESKKS; this is encoded by the coding sequence ATGTGCGCTACTTGTGGATGCGATACACATACACATACTCATACACATTCTCATGCTCATGATGAAAAACATATAGCTGTAGAGAAGGACGTCTTATATGAGAATAACTTATTGGCGGCAAGGAATCGTGGTTTTTTCGATGCAAAGAACATACTCGCGATCAATCTGGTCAGCTCACCGGGGTCAGGAAAGACGACATTATTAGAAAGGACATTGACGGACCTGAAAGAACAAGTGAGTTTTAGCGTAATTGAAGGAGATCAGCAAACTACCCGTGATGCTGACCGGATACATGCCACAGGAACCAAAGTAGTTCAGATCAATACTGGTAAAGGTTGTCATCTGGATGCGCATATGGTAATGCATGCCTTACAGGGAATGCATCCGCATGATAATGGTGTATTATTTATAGAGAATGTGGGCAACCTGGTTTGCCCTGCGATGTTCGATCTGGGAGAGAAAGAAAGAGTTGTCGTGATGAGTGTAACAGAGGGTGATGACAAGCCGTTGAAATATCCGGATATGTTTCATACATCTCATCTGTGCATAATTAATAAAATAGATTTATTGCCCTATGTCCCTTTTTCTCTTGACAAGGCAATTGCCAATGCAAAGCGGATTAATCCAAAACTGGAAGTGATTACGCTGAGTTGTACATCAGGAGAGGGACTGGATAAATGGTATCAATGGCTGGAATCAAAAAAATCGTGA
- the hypF gene encoding carbamoyltransferase HypF, producing MAGIKKIVNSYHIHISGRVQGVGFRPFVARVAKDLHILGAVSNSPDGVHIAFNASAGEAAHFYNTIISQPPVHALITHHHMRPAPLFPFTTFTILPGTAASATSLLLTPDIALCDTCRQELNNSSNRRYQYAFTTCTNCGPRYSIIRALPYEREHTSMSHLQQCDDCNEEYLNSADRRFHSETNSCPECGVPVSGPSLQEVDDCLRKGGIVAVKGIGGYLLLCDVSQSSVMRAKKNRPQKPFAVLYPSLERAAEDVYLTAQESLELLGPVAPVVLCKLKKPAEGLAPGLDRLGVILPYSPLLQLISSKYGKPLIATSANGHGVPIIYKDEDAVGIADLVLSFDREIVFPQDDSVICFTSKGRRIILRGGRGLAPVYLHKHSRDGVLAMGAELKSTFALTGEDYWLISQYLGSHGTLETEERFEETLKNLLQLLHKRPVQILTDMHPGYFVSRLGKQMAEASGATLTTIQHHKAHFGAVLAENNLLQQRHPVLGIIWDGAGYGEDEQIWGGEVFVYKEGQMKRVGHLDYFPQLMGDKMNKEPRLSALALLQNFPGRHGIIRHYFTDQEWRYYHQLLHGHIALKTSSMGRLLDGVAAILGVTGINTYEGEAVMKMEAGIGDVVTHTYYDMPIHGEVIQWRPLILGVMDDMEGGMDKREIAYKVYYSLAHLVTKLKRHFQTEKVAFSGGVFQSPLLSGMMQGHFHRMLSPNDECIAAGQLACFSIQND from the coding sequence ATGGCTGGAATCAAAAAAATCGTGAACTCGTATCATATCCATATCAGCGGTCGTGTACAGGGAGTTGGCTTCCGACCATTCGTGGCCCGGGTAGCAAAAGACCTGCATATACTGGGAGCGGTAAGCAATAGTCCGGATGGGGTCCATATTGCATTCAACGCCTCGGCAGGAGAAGCAGCTCATTTTTATAACACTATTATTTCGCAACCTCCCGTACATGCCCTGATTACCCATCACCATATGCGACCAGCGCCATTGTTTCCCTTTACTACCTTCACGATTTTGCCTGGTACAGCTGCTTCAGCTACCAGTCTTTTACTGACGCCGGATATTGCACTTTGCGATACCTGCAGGCAGGAACTGAATAATAGTTCTAACCGGCGTTATCAATATGCATTTACTACCTGTACAAATTGTGGTCCACGGTATTCGATCATACGGGCGTTGCCTTATGAACGTGAGCATACCAGTATGTCGCACTTACAGCAGTGCGATGATTGCAATGAAGAATACCTGAATAGTGCTGACAGGCGTTTCCATAGCGAAACGAATTCCTGTCCTGAATGTGGTGTGCCTGTATCAGGGCCCTCATTACAGGAAGTAGATGATTGCCTGCGCAAAGGCGGCATTGTCGCGGTGAAAGGGATCGGCGGCTATTTGCTGCTGTGCGATGTGTCGCAATCGTCGGTAATGCGTGCTAAGAAAAACAGACCACAAAAACCTTTTGCAGTATTATATCCATCACTTGAGCGGGCTGCAGAAGATGTATACCTCACTGCGCAGGAGTCGCTTGAATTATTAGGACCTGTAGCGCCAGTGGTATTGTGTAAGCTCAAAAAGCCCGCTGAGGGCTTAGCGCCGGGACTGGACAGATTAGGTGTGATATTACCTTATTCACCTTTATTACAATTAATTTCATCGAAATATGGGAAACCACTCATTGCCACAAGTGCAAATGGTCATGGTGTGCCTATTATTTACAAAGATGAGGATGCGGTTGGAATAGCAGACCTGGTCCTGAGCTTTGACAGAGAAATTGTATTTCCACAGGATGATAGTGTGATCTGCTTTACATCGAAAGGGCGCCGTATCATCCTGAGAGGAGGACGGGGCCTGGCTCCAGTGTATTTACACAAGCATAGCAGAGATGGCGTTCTCGCCATGGGGGCGGAATTAAAGAGCACATTTGCATTGACCGGCGAAGACTACTGGCTGATCAGTCAGTACCTGGGTAGCCATGGTACACTGGAAACAGAAGAGCGATTTGAAGAGACATTAAAGAACTTATTACAACTATTACATAAACGACCAGTACAGATCCTGACGGATATGCATCCAGGCTATTTTGTTTCCAGACTGGGCAAACAAATGGCTGAGGCATCCGGCGCTACACTGACGACAATACAGCATCACAAAGCGCATTTTGGAGCTGTACTGGCAGAAAATAACCTGTTACAGCAACGGCATCCTGTGTTGGGCATTATATGGGATGGTGCCGGTTATGGTGAAGATGAACAGATATGGGGTGGGGAAGTTTTTGTATATAAAGAAGGCCAGATGAAGCGGGTGGGACACCTTGATTATTTTCCTCAGTTAATGGGAGACAAAATGAACAAAGAACCACGGTTGTCGGCATTGGCTTTATTACAAAACTTCCCCGGACGGCACGGCATAATCAGGCATTATTTTACTGACCAGGAATGGCGGTATTATCATCAGTTGCTACACGGGCATATAGCGTTAAAGACCAGTAGTATGGGGCGTTTGCTGGATGGAGTGGCGGCGATACTGGGCGTAACAGGTATCAATACATATGAAGGAGAAGCCGTGATGAAGATGGAAGCGGGTATTGGTGATGTAGTAACGCATACTTATTATGACATGCCGATTCATGGAGAAGTGATACAGTGGCGACCTTTGATACTGGGTGTGATGGATGATATGGAGGGAGGCATGGATAAGCGGGAGATTGCTTATAAAGTATATTACTCTTTAGCACATTTAGTAACGAAATTGAAAAGACATTTTCAGACAGAGAAGGTGGCGTTTAGTGGCGGGGTATTTCAGAGTCCTTTGTTATCAGGGATGATGCAGGGACACTTTCACAGGATGCTCTCCCCAAATGATGAATGTATAGCAGCCGGACAACTGGCTTGCTTTAGTATACAAAACGATTAA